GACTGGGTACATAGAAACAAGATTTACTTCATGGGTCACAAGAAATTCCCAGAAGCTTTTGGTGGGTCCGTTTGCCAAATATTTGGGAACCACTAATcaaatctctctcctctcctctcctctcctctcagaaaCCTGATGCCTCGGACGTTGGAAAGCCAGATCACTATGGAGAAGACACCTAGCTACTTCGTCACCAAGGAGGCTCCTCGCCGTCTCTTCGCCCTGAGTCGTTACACCAAGCTGATTGTGGTGGTCCGAGACCCTGTGACCCGGGCTGTGTCCGACTACACCCAGACACTGTCGAAACAACCCGGCCTTCCGTCCTTCCAGAGCCTGACCTTCCGGAACTCAACCATGGGCCTCATCGACACCTCCTGGAGCGCCGTGCGCATCGGGATCTACGCCAAGCACCTGGAGAACTGGCTGCGCTACTTCCCCCTCTCGAAGTTCCTCTTTGTCAGCGGCGAGCGGCTGGTGACGGATCCGGCCGGGGAGATGGGCAGGGTGCAGGACTTCCTGGGGCTGAAGAGGTTGGTCACAGACAAACACTTCTACTTCAACCAGACCAAGGGTTTCCCCTGCCTGAAGAAGCCTGAGGGGAGCAGCAGGCCACGCTGTCTAGGGAAGTCTAAGGGAAGGCCTCATCCACAGATCTCTCCAGAGGTGCTGCTCAGGCTCAGGGAGTTCTATAGGCCATTTAATATGAAGTTTTACCAAATGACAGGCCATGACTTTGGCTGGGACTGATGTAAATGGTATGGGATAGAGCATAGACATGGGTCTCCAGAGGATAAGACTGTACTGGCCACTCAACCTGATGTTTTACCAGATGACAGGTCTTTGTGACTTCGGCTGGGACTGGCGGGAACAGGCTAGAGTTGTGCTACCATTGTAACCAAACCATGGGAGAGACTGATAGTATCTTTTGGTTATAAAGAGAGGCATTAAAACTCCTTGAATAACAGATGTGATTTTTCTTGTATGATTGTTGTGTCACTGCAATGTAATACCACTTTTATATTCTGACAAAACTGCTCCATGAGCCTGACAAATCTTTTCATCTGAGAAATAAATCCCGAATATGCTAATACTATTTAAATAAGATAGACTACAATAAGCCAAGTGCATTTCCTGAATAATTTTAGTAATCACAAATGATTTACTGTTGTCCCATTTTCCAGTTTTAAAATGCAATCCCAACGATGTTTAGGTGACATTTTTTTATTAAAAGAAGACTATTGCTGGGATAAATGCTGGACAATGCTCTTTTTTGGGGGGAAATATATATTGGTTGGTTTACTCTATGTGCTGTAAAATTGCTATTATTTATGTTGCAAGAGTTATGCTATTGAAAATTTCTGATATATCCTATATGTGTATCTGTGGTTTTCTGCATTGTGTTTTTGTTTCAAACCAAACTAATAAACTGTAActctctgactgtacatttctGGAAAGCATCATTTATCAAATTACAATGTTTTAACTTCTACTTCTGTATTTCAAAATGCTGATATTTTACTAAAGCATTTATTACAAAACAACTCTTGTTTTCATCAAATAAGTCAACATTTCAGAATAAAATACCTTTCTATGAAATATCCACACAATGTGATCTACTGTTGTAACGTCAGACCAGTCTTCCAGCGGatgtgtagagagaggggaggtagagaggtggcgTGGGTCATATGGCCCTGTAGAGTCCAGGGCTAAATTTGAAGTTAATGCAAAAAGGAAGCTTTCTGATGTGTAAGCAATCAATTGGCCGGGGTCATTGGAGACATTTGGGATGGTCATTTTTGACCCCTGATTCCCCATTGACCTGTTGGCCTCACCATCATAAACTGCTGACCACTCCAGTGCTGCGGCGTTGGCCAGTGGAGCCGCCCAGACACACTCCCTgtgtgcttcccaaatggcaccctatttcttatatagtgcacttttgaccagagccattgtcaaaagtagtgcactatataggggatagagtgccatttgggacacatatatACTCCCTATTCTAGAGGATCCATTAATATTGCAGACTTAACCTCCGGGACCCAGGGTGAAGGAAGATGGCTGAGCAGAATCAATAACTGCCTGTTTAGTTTATAGGCTCTGGAATATGTGCTTATACCTACCATGTCCCCGTGTCAAGGTGATTTAGACCAGGGTCGGCCCCAGGTCGCTATCACACATTTGTAAAATATTACTTAACGTGTTATTTATCATATATATGCATGAGGATATTCATATTGGTCCGTGATATTGGTCCGTGGGCACTTATCTTTACTGGCCTTCAGAccaatatatagtaccagtcaaaggtttggacacacctaatcattcaagggttttttgttttttactattttctacattgtagaataatagtgaagacatcaaaactatgaaataacacatacttgtagtaaccaaaaaactgttaaacaaaaacatattttaaatgtgagattattcaaagtagccacccattgccttgatgacaatttTGCACAccattggcattctctcaaccaacttcaccaggtagtcacctagaatgcatttcaattaacaggtgtgccttattcaaagttcatttgtggaatttctttccttcttaatgcgtttgagccaatcagttgtgttgtgacaaggtcggggtggtatacagaagatagacctatttgataaaagaccaagtccatattatggcaagaacagctcaaataagcaaagaggaatgacagtccatccttactttaacagttaagacatgaaggtcagtcaatacagaaaatttcaagaacttttaaagtttcttcaagtgcagtcacaaaaaccatcaagtgctatgatgaaactggctctcatgaccccaacaggaaaggaagacccagagttacctctgctgcagagcataagttcattacagttaccagtctcagaaattgcagtccaaataaatgcttcagagttaaagtaacagacacatctcaacatcaacagttctGTCACcgctttcttctgttgaaggagaggcggaccaaaacgcagcgtggttattttgatacatctttaatcaagatgaaaatagaacaatatacaGAAACATGAAAAACCGagaacagccctatctggtgtaataaacacaaagacaggaacaatcacccacaaaacccaacacaaaacaggctacctaaatatggctcccaatcagagacaatgactaacacctgcctctgattgagaaccatatcaggcccaaacacagaaacagacaaacaagacatccaacatagaatgcccactcagatcacaccctgaccaaacaaaacatagaacatacaaagcaaactatggtcagggtgtgacaagttcagaggagactgcgtaaatCAGGCCTTCTTGGTAGAATTGCTGCATTgaaaccactaccaaaggacaccaataagaagaaaatattgcttgggccaagaaacacgagcaatggacattagaccggtggaaatctgtcctttggtctgatgagtcccaaTTTGAGATTTTTGCGCTATATGAACACAAGGTTAGAACCAGGCTAGAAACAATTGACtacactatatcaaatcaaatcaaatgatttattagtcacatgcgctgaaagCAGTATATTGTTTGCATCGGGCTGATCAGACTcggattctgccagtccgtggtgagtaattgcagtcctgatgtccagaagttattttctgtCATAAGAGAAGGTAGCGGCAACacaaaaaataagttacaaacaacgcaaataaatgaacaaaaaaacacaatcggttggggcCATGTAAAACATCTGTATTCTTCTCCGGCACCAGGCTAGAAACTACTGACTACACTATATGAACACCAGGCTAGAACCAGGTTAGAAGCTACTGACTACCACTATATGAACACCAGGATAGAAACTACTGACTACACTATATGAACACCATGCTAGAACCAGGTTAGAAACTACTGACTACCACTATATGAACACCAGGATAGAAACTACTGCCTACACTATATGAACACCATGCTAGAACCAGGTTAGAAACTACTGACTACCACTATATGAACACCAGGTTAGAAACTACTGACTACCACTATATGAACACCAGGATAGAAACTACTGACTACACTATATGAACACCATGCTAGAACCAGGTTAGAAACTACTGACTACCACTATATGAACACCAGGATAGAAACTACTGACTACACTATATGAACACCATGCTAGAACCAGGTTAGAAACTACTGACTACCACTATATGAACACCAGGATAGAAACTACTGACTACACTATATGAACACCATGCTAGAACCAGGTTAGAAACTACTGACTACCACTATATGAACACCAGGATAGAAACTACTGACTACACTATATGAACACCATGCTAGAACCAGGTTAGAAACTACTGACTACCACTATATGAACACCAGGATAGAAACTACTGACTACACTATATGAACACCATGCTAGAACCAGGTTAGAAACTACTGACTACCACTATATGAACACCAGGATAGAAACTACTGACTACACTATTTGAACACCATGCTAGAACCAGGTTAGAAACTACTGACTACCACTATATGAACACCAGGATAGAAACTACTGACTACACTATATGAACACCATGCTAGAACCAGGTTAGAAACTACTGACTACACTATTTGAACACCAGACTAGAACCAGGTTAGAAACTACTGACTACACTATATGAACACCATGCTAGAACCAGGTTAGAAACTACTGACTACCACTATATGAACACCAGGATAGAAACTACTGACTACACTATATGAACACCATGCTAGAACCAGGTTAGAAACTACTGACTACCACTACATGAACACCAGGATAGAAACTACTGACTACCACTATATGAACACTAGGCTAGAAACTACTGACTACCACTATATGAACACCAGGTTAGAAACTACTGACTACACTATATGAACACCATGCTAGAACCAGGTTAGAAACTACTGACTACCACTATATGAACACCAGGATAGAAACTACTGACTACACTATATGAACACCATGCTAGAACCAGGTTAGAAACTACTGACTACCACTATATGAACACCAGGATAGAAACTACTGACTACACTATATGAACACCAGACTAGAACCAGGTTAGAAACTACTGACTACCACTATATGAACACTAGGCTAGAAACTACTGACTACCACTATATGAACACCAGGTTAGAAACTACTGACTACACTATATGAACACCAGGATAGAAACTACTGACTACACTATATGAACACCATGCTAGAACCAGGTTAGAAACTACTGACTACCACTATATGAACACCAGGATAGAAACTACTGACTACACTATATGAACACCATGCTAGAACCAGGTTAGAAACTACTGACTACCACTATATGAACACCAGGATAGAAACTACTGACTACACTATATGAACACCATGCTAGAACCAGGTTAGAAACTACTGACTACCACTATATGAACACCAGGATAGAAACTACTGACTACACTATATGAACACCAGACTAGAACCAGGTTAGAAACTACTGACTACCACTATATGAACACTAGGCTAGAAACTACTGACTACCACTATATGAACACTAGGCTAGAAACTACTGACTACCACTATATGAACACTAGGCTAGAAACTACTGACTACCACTATATGAACACCAGGATAGAAACTACTGACTACACTATATGAACACCATGCTAGAACCAGGTTAGAAACTACTGACTACCACTATATGAACACCAGGATAGAAACTACTGACTACACTATATGAACACCATGCTAGAACCAGGTTAGAAACTACTGACTACCACTATATGAACACCAGGATAGAAACTACTGACTACACTATTTGAACACCATGCTAGAACCAGGTTAGAAACTACTGACTACCACTATATGAACACCAGGATAGAAACTACTGACTACACTACATGAACACCATGCTAGAACCAGGTTAGAAACTACTGACTACACTATTTGAACACCAGAC
The Oncorhynchus nerka isolate Pitt River linkage group LG28, Oner_Uvic_2.0, whole genome shotgun sequence genome window above contains:
- the LOC115112890 gene encoding heparan sulfate glucosamine 3-O-sulfotransferase 6-like, which encodes MGCNKWKAGFNFGHLKAQSKLSVFFAMIIIFTYLFYCFTGYCDSLPITVYDQQTFINKIVQKEGLEYSPHQLSDAHKNSSPGSFVRELPGVDSVDTLLQGNDNELRPDNNISTANNFGSKTFPQAIIIGVKKGGTRALLEFLRIHPDVRAVGAEPHFFDRFYDKGLEWYRNLMPRTLESQITMEKTPSYFVTKEAPRRLFALSRYTKLIVVVRDPVTRAVSDYTQTLSKQPGLPSFQSLTFRNSTMGLIDTSWSAVRIGIYAKHLENWLRYFPLSKFLFVSGERLVTDPAGEMGRVQDFLGLKRLVTDKHFYFNQTKGFPCLKKPEGSSRPRCLGKSKGRPHPQISPEVLLRLREFYRPFNMKFYQMTGHDFGWD